The Pseudomonas azadiae genome includes a window with the following:
- a CDS encoding carbohydrate ABC transporter permease encodes MTLQQSRRLQSLLLGTLAWAIAILIFFPIFWMVLTSFKTEIDAFATPPQFIFTPTLENYLHINERSNYFSYAWNSVLISFSATALCLLISVPAAYSMAFYETQRTKGTLLWMLSTKMLPPVGVLMPIYLLAKSFGLLDTRIALIIIYTLINLPIVVWMVYTYFKDIPKDILEAARLDGATLWQEMVRVLLPIAKGGLASTVLLSLILCWNEAFWSLNLTSSSAAPLTALIASYSSPEGLFWAKLSAVSTLACAPILIFGWISQKQLVRGLSFGAVK; translated from the coding sequence ATGACGCTTCAACAATCCCGCCGCCTGCAAAGCCTGTTGCTCGGCACGTTGGCCTGGGCCATCGCGATCCTGATTTTCTTTCCGATCTTCTGGATGGTGCTGACCAGCTTCAAGACCGAAATCGACGCGTTCGCCACGCCGCCGCAGTTCATCTTCACGCCGACGCTGGAGAACTACCTGCACATCAACGAGCGCAGCAACTACTTCAGTTATGCATGGAACTCGGTGCTGATTTCCTTCAGCGCCACGGCGCTTTGCCTGCTGATCTCGGTGCCGGCCGCCTACTCCATGGCGTTCTACGAAACCCAGCGTACCAAGGGCACGCTGCTGTGGATGCTGTCGACCAAAATGCTGCCGCCGGTGGGCGTGCTGATGCCGATCTACCTGCTGGCCAAGAGCTTCGGCCTGCTGGATACGCGCATTGCGCTGATCATCATCTACACCCTGATCAACCTGCCGATTGTGGTGTGGATGGTTTACACCTACTTCAAGGACATCCCCAAGGACATCCTCGAAGCCGCCCGCCTCGACGGCGCAACCCTGTGGCAGGAAATGGTCCGCGTGCTGCTGCCGATCGCCAAGGGTGGCCTGGCGTCCACCGTGCTGTTGTCGCTGATCCTCTGCTGGAACGAGGCGTTCTGGTCGCTCAACCTGACCTCGTCCAGCGCCGCGCCGCTGACGGCGCTGATCGCCTCCTACTCCAGCCCCGAAGGCTTGTTCTGGGCCAAATTGTCCGCCGTGTCGACCCTGGCCTGCGCGCCGATCCTGATCTTTGGCTGGATCAGCCAGAAACAGCTGGTGCGCGGTTTGTCCTTCGGCGCCGTGAAATAA